A region of the Bacillota bacterium genome:
CGCCTCAACCGGGCCGAACAGATCCACGAAGATGCCAGCGGAAAGGGCATCAACGTGAGCCTCGCGCTCCAGCAGTTGGGTCAGGATTCGCTGGTCGTGACGCTGGTCGCAGGGCGCATCGGACAGCGCATCGTTGATGGGCTCGCGGAACACGGGCTTGAGTGCCGCTTCGTGTGGCTACAGGCCGGGGAGTCCTGACCCTCGGCGCCCAGGGGGCGGTCTTTTTCACGTCCCACGGCGTCTTTCGTGCCGTCGCACCGGAAGAGACGGGCGGTACCACGGCCGGGTGCGGGGATGCGCTGCTGGCCGCCTCCGTCTACGGGCACCAGCTGGGGTGGGCGTGGGAGACCATCGCCCGGTTCGCCACGGCCACGGCGGCGGCCACAGCGGCCATCGTGGGGACCCGCTTTCCCGCACGGGCCGAAGTCGAGCGGCGCCTGGGACACGTTCGAGTGCAACGCTTGCCCCGGGCGGTGGCAGCGGCCGGATAGCCGGGCAGGTCGAACATTGGTACCCAGTTGCCACACCGTCTTCCAACCGCACGTCAATCCCGTTCTTCACGTGCACCGGCACCGCCCCTAACTTGCTGCAGGATACCTTGCAGCGCCACGCCCACCTGGTCGGGCCGGTTGTCGAGGTCGTCGGCCAGCTCGCGCAGGGCCCTCTCCAGCAAGAAGAAGTCGAGCAGCATCCCGGCAATCTCCCGTTCACGCGGCATGAAGGGAGCCTCTCCCGCCAGG
Encoded here:
- a CDS encoding PfkB family carbohydrate kinase, whose protein sequence is MATGRGVLTLGAQGAVFFTSHGVFRAVAPEETGGTTAGCGDALLAASVYGHQLGWAWETIARFATATAAATAAIVGTRFPARAEVERRLGHVRVQRLPRAVAAAG
- a CDS encoding PfkB family carbohydrate kinase, with amino-acid sequence MIITVTLNPSLDRTLRFGRAQRGRLNRAEQIHEDASGKGINVSLALQQLGQDSLVVTLVAGRIGQRIVDGLAEHGLECRFVWLQAGES